The following coding sequences are from one Streptomyces sp. NBC_01485 window:
- a CDS encoding alpha/beta fold hydrolase codes for MTYTTINGNRLFHTDEGPGGDTPGETVLFVHGGTCDSHDWSAQIAAFAAHHRVIAPDLRGHGRSATPKPGSGSGSGSRSGSVSGLHPRDFAADLVELIAAVDAGPVVVVGHSLGAIAASVLAVEFPSLVRAVVAVDPPYGFEAEPIAQTAAAFHTADPIGVATTLLGGIEGPRTTPGTAALPVWHRRRILGMDPETVREIFLGLNEAATDLVVRPQVEKYLVRRACPVLTLSAANSLKIKGIDGHWDTSVSPHPYSASLVLEEVGHWFFQERPEEFNALVLGWIGGLTA; via the coding sequence GTGACCTACACGACCATCAACGGCAACCGGCTGTTCCACACGGACGAGGGGCCCGGCGGGGACACGCCCGGTGAGACGGTCCTGTTCGTGCACGGCGGCACCTGCGACTCGCACGACTGGTCCGCGCAGATCGCCGCGTTCGCCGCCCACCACCGGGTGATCGCACCGGACCTGCGCGGCCACGGCCGCTCCGCGACGCCGAAACCGGGATCGGGGTCCGGCTCGGGGTCGAGGTCCGGGTCGGTGAGCGGGCTTCACCCGCGCGACTTCGCGGCGGACCTCGTGGAGCTGATCGCCGCCGTCGACGCCGGACCGGTCGTCGTGGTGGGCCACTCCCTGGGCGCCATCGCCGCCTCGGTCCTCGCGGTCGAGTTCCCCTCGCTGGTACGGGCCGTCGTCGCCGTCGACCCCCCGTACGGCTTCGAGGCGGAGCCCATCGCGCAGACCGCCGCCGCCTTCCACACCGCCGACCCGATCGGGGTCGCCACGACGCTCCTCGGCGGGATCGAGGGACCCCGGACGACGCCCGGGACGGCCGCGCTGCCCGTCTGGCACCGGCGGCGGATACTCGGCATGGACCCCGAGACCGTCCGCGAGATCTTCCTCGGCCTGAACGAGGCCGCCACCGACCTCGTGGTACGCCCGCAGGTCGAGAAGTACCTCGTCCGGCGCGCCTGCCCGGTGCTGACCCTCTCGGCCGCGAACTCCCTGAAGATCAAGGGCATCGACGGCCACTGGGACACGTCCGTGAGCCCGCACCCGTACAGCGCGTCCCTGGTGCTCGAAGAAGTCGGCCACTGGTTCTTCCAGGAGCGTCCCGAGGAGTTCAACGCGCTGGTGCTCGGCTGGATCGGCGGGCTCACGGCCTGA
- a CDS encoding AfsR/SARP family transcriptional regulator gives MGTETGAGASVRFAVLGPVRAWRDGEEIGLGPAQQRLLLALLVAHAGRPVTMDELVDTLWGESPPVSPANAVYRHIGVLRRLLEPGLAVRAPGSLLIRDAGGYRLDAEPDAVDLARFRGLLRRARAAVRDAVGTAGRGTAGQGTAGQGTAGQGAAVREVALPLFLEALALRTGPVATGVPLEARFHPVFTALEREYLTAVKEAADAALAGGAAGHLLTVLHRTACDHPLDEQLQARLVRALAATGQRAEALDAWQRVRARLDTELGITPGAELRAAQAEALRDDTSTPASSPTPTPTSSSRARTSGTGAPLDAAPPSRSGGASSWSPPGRPAAGPASPGGPAGRTPARAPAQLPGQIPGQRSASDGPSGRSGPTSPAAHGCRAGAYEARDRTRGAGPARGGPAAVRPGSMDREDRADREGRRPGADVRTLRIAAPGLPVPQSPTALTTPTTPTAPATPTGLSLVPAPLPVAVPAPAPAPAPARDRQPGSKDAGPFVRPAQLPADLCTFAGRRAELAQVVDLSADSAPATRIAVISGMGGIGKTTLAVRWAHRIAHRFPDGQLYVNLRGFDPGGTTKDPGEAVRGFLEALGVPPQRMPAGTVAQAGLYRSLLAGRRVLILLDNARDADQVRPLLPGSAGCLVVVTSRDRLFGLVTVEAARPLALAQLQPPEARESLARRLGADRVSAEPCAVDEIIARCAGLPLALAVVATRAAAHPGFPLTSIAAELREAHGSLDAFTDPDPTSDVRAVFSWSYRALSPGAARLLRLLSLHPGPDVALPGAAATAGATPAQVRPLLTELTRAHLLTEQAPGRYTCHDLLRTYAMERSEAEDGAADRDAAVHRLLDHYLHTAHAAGRRFSPSWTTSPLDEARPGAGAVDFADDGAALGWYTTERRVLGEVVALAGRLGFDGHVWRFAWTLERFFDRQGHWHESAATQRAGLDAAVREGHRTAQAHLHRGLARAGARLERYDDAQAHIRLSLDLFADLGDRLGLAHAHRSHGWLLDRLGRHDEALEAAGRALRLYRDLGERIPETSALHALGWTHVLLGDHHRAAVLFEAALAELAGHGDHRYAEAGAWDSLGVARHHLGEHERAVAALQCALGLYREVGDTFNEAGTLRHLGDTYLSTGDTGAARTVWERAVALFARTDPTAADEIRTMLCALGDAGPAPRIAAVPATDAPHATDEEAGSG, from the coding sequence ATGGGGACAGAGACGGGCGCGGGGGCGTCGGTGCGGTTCGCTGTGCTGGGGCCGGTACGGGCCTGGCGGGACGGCGAGGAGATCGGACTGGGGCCGGCCCAGCAACGGCTGCTGCTGGCGCTGCTGGTGGCGCACGCCGGGCGCCCGGTGACGATGGACGAGCTGGTCGACACGCTCTGGGGCGAGTCGCCGCCGGTCTCGCCGGCCAACGCGGTGTACCGGCACATCGGCGTGCTGCGCCGGCTGCTGGAGCCGGGGCTCGCGGTCCGGGCCCCGGGCAGCCTGCTGATCCGTGACGCGGGCGGCTACCGGCTGGACGCGGAACCCGACGCCGTCGACCTGGCGCGCTTCCGCGGCCTGCTGCGGCGGGCCCGGGCGGCGGTCCGCGACGCGGTGGGGACGGCCGGCCGGGGTACGGCCGGTCAGGGTACGGCCGGTCAGGGGACTGCCGGTCAGGGCGCGGCCGTTCGGGAGGTCGCCCTGCCCCTGTTCCTGGAGGCGCTGGCGCTGCGCACGGGGCCGGTGGCCACGGGCGTCCCGCTGGAGGCGCGGTTCCATCCGGTGTTCACCGCGCTGGAGCGCGAATACCTGACGGCCGTCAAGGAAGCGGCCGACGCGGCGCTGGCGGGCGGCGCGGCGGGGCACCTGCTCACCGTGCTGCACCGCACCGCGTGCGACCACCCCCTCGACGAACAGCTCCAGGCCCGGCTGGTGCGCGCGCTGGCGGCCACCGGGCAACGGGCGGAGGCGCTGGACGCCTGGCAGCGGGTGCGGGCCCGCCTCGACACCGAGCTCGGCATCACACCCGGTGCCGAACTGCGGGCCGCGCAGGCGGAGGCGCTCCGCGACGACACGTCCACGCCGGCCTCGTCGCCGACCCCCACGCCGACCTCGTCGTCCCGCGCCCGCACCTCCGGGACCGGCGCGCCGCTCGACGCCGCGCCACCTTCCCGTAGCGGAGGGGCTTCCTCGTGGTCCCCGCCAGGGCGTCCGGCCGCCGGGCCCGCTTCTCCCGGGGGCCCGGCCGGGCGGACACCGGCGCGGGCACCGGCACAGCTGCCCGGGCAGATACCCGGGCAACGGAGCGCGTCCGACGGGCCGTCGGGCAGGTCGGGGCCGACCTCACCGGCCGCGCACGGCTGCCGGGCCGGCGCGTACGAGGCACGCGACCGGACACGCGGCGCGGGCCCGGCCAGAGGCGGTCCCGCCGCGGTGCGCCCGGGGTCCATGGACCGCGAGGACCGCGCGGACCGCGAGGGGCGGCGCCCCGGCGCGGACGTCCGGACGTTGCGCATCGCCGCCCCCGGCCTCCCCGTGCCCCAGTCCCCCACCGCGCTCACCACTCCCACGACTCCCACCGCTCCCGCCACGCCCACCGGCCTGTCCCTCGTGCCCGCTCCCCTTCCCGTTGCTGTTCCCGCCCCCGCCCCCGCTCCCGCTCCCGCCCGTGACCGGCAGCCGGGGTCCAAGGACGCCGGTCCCTTCGTGCGACCGGCCCAACTGCCCGCGGATCTCTGCACGTTCGCTGGTCGGCGGGCCGAACTCGCGCAGGTGGTCGACCTGTCGGCGGACTCGGCGCCCGCCACCCGCATCGCCGTGATCAGCGGCATGGGCGGCATCGGCAAGACCACGCTGGCCGTGCGCTGGGCGCACCGGATCGCCCACCGCTTCCCGGACGGGCAGTTGTACGTGAACCTGCGCGGCTTCGACCCGGGCGGCACCACGAAGGACCCGGGTGAGGCGGTGCGCGGCTTCCTGGAGGCCCTCGGCGTGCCGCCGCAGCGGATGCCGGCCGGCACCGTCGCCCAGGCCGGCCTCTACCGGAGCCTGCTGGCGGGGCGCCGCGTGCTGATCCTGCTGGACAACGCGCGGGACGCCGACCAGGTCCGTCCGCTGCTGCCGGGCAGCGCCGGCTGCCTGGTCGTCGTCACCAGCCGGGACCGGCTGTTCGGCCTGGTCACCGTCGAGGCCGCGCGGCCCCTGGCGCTGGCCCAGCTCCAGCCGCCCGAGGCCCGGGAGTCGCTCGCCCGCCGGCTCGGCGCCGACCGGGTGTCGGCCGAACCGTGCGCCGTCGACGAGATCATCGCCCGCTGTGCCGGGCTTCCGCTGGCCCTCGCCGTCGTGGCCACCCGGGCCGCCGCCCACCCCGGCTTCCCGCTCACCTCGATCGCGGCCGAACTGCGCGAGGCCCACGGAAGCCTCGACGCCTTCACCGACCCGGACCCGACCAGCGACGTACGGGCGGTGTTCTCGTGGTCGTACCGTGCCCTGAGTCCCGGCGCGGCCCGCCTGCTGCGGCTGCTGTCCCTGCACCCGGGCCCGGACGTCGCGCTGCCGGGCGCGGCGGCGACCGCCGGGGCCACTCCGGCGCAGGTCCGCCCGCTGCTGACCGAGCTCACCCGGGCCCACCTGCTCACCGAACAGGCACCCGGCCGCTACACCTGCCACGACCTGCTGCGTACGTACGCCATGGAACGCTCGGAGGCCGAGGACGGCGCCGCCGACCGGGACGCGGCCGTCCACCGTCTCCTCGACCACTACCTGCACACCGCGCACGCCGCCGGCCGGCGCTTCTCCCCCTCGTGGACCACGAGTCCGCTGGACGAGGCCCGGCCCGGCGCGGGCGCCGTGGACTTCGCCGACGACGGGGCGGCCCTCGGCTGGTACACGACCGAGCGGCGGGTGCTGGGCGAGGTCGTCGCGCTGGCCGGCCGGCTCGGCTTCGACGGCCATGTCTGGCGGTTCGCCTGGACGTTGGAGCGCTTCTTCGACCGGCAGGGCCACTGGCACGAATCGGCCGCCACGCAGCGCGCGGGGCTCGACGCCGCCGTCCGCGAAGGCCACCGCACCGCGCAGGCGCATCTGCACCGCGGGCTCGCCCGCGCCGGCGCGCGGCTCGAACGGTACGACGACGCCCAGGCCCACATCCGGCTCTCCCTCGACCTGTTCGCCGACCTCGGCGACCGGCTCGGCCTCGCGCACGCCCACCGCAGCCACGGCTGGCTGCTCGACCGGCTGGGCCGCCACGACGAGGCACTCGAGGCGGCCGGGCGGGCCCTGCGCCTGTACCGGGACCTCGGTGAGCGCATCCCCGAGACGAGCGCCCTGCACGCCCTGGGCTGGACCCATGTCCTGCTCGGCGACCACCACCGGGCCGCCGTCCTGTTCGAGGCGGCCCTCGCCGAACTCGCCGGACACGGCGACCACCGCTACGCCGAGGCGGGCGCCTGGGACAGTCTCGGCGTGGCCCGCCACCATCTGGGCGAGCACGAGCGGGCCGTGGCCGCCCTCCAGTGCGCGCTGGGCCTCTACCGCGAGGTCGGCGACACCTTCAACGAGGCCGGGACGCTGCGCCACCTCGGCGACACCTACCTCTCGACCGGCGACACCGGGGCGGCCCGCACGGTCTGGGAGCGGGCGGTGGCGCTCTTCGCCCGGACCGACCCGACGGCGGCCGACGAGATCCGTACGATGCTGTGCGCGCTGGGCGACGCCGGACCCGCGCCCCGCATCGCCGCGGTACCCGCGACGGACGCGCCGCACGCCACGGACGAGGAGGCGGGAAGCGGCTGA